One segment of Metallosphaera cuprina Ar-4 DNA contains the following:
- a CDS encoding translation initiation factor aIF-1A, whose protein sequence is MPKKDRSDQAPSRDVPKPQEGEVICVVKKMLGAEHIIVLCLDGKERTARIPGRMRKKTWIKEGDVVLAAPWDFQPNKADIIYRYMNDEIKRLAEEKVISREVIDQLRG, encoded by the coding sequence TTGCCTAAAAAAGACAGATCAGATCAGGCACCGTCAAGGGATGTGCCGAAGCCGCAAGAAGGGGAAGTCATCTGTGTAGTTAAAAAGATGTTAGGAGCTGAACATATAATTGTATTATGTCTCGACGGGAAGGAAAGGACTGCCAGAATACCTGGTAGAATGAGGAAGAAAACTTGGATAAAAGAGGGAGACGTTGTGTTAGCCGCACCGTGGGACTTCCAACCTAACAAGGCCGACATAATTTATAGATATATGAACGATGAGATAAAGAGATTAGCAGAGGAAAAGGTAATTAGTAGGGAGGTAATTGATCAACTTAGAGGTTGA
- a CDS encoding enoyl-CoA hydratase/isomerase family protein, producing MSVELEKRRGYLYLSFNTGGKYNTFNTRFMLDMLDTLSEIEKIRDPHFLVIRGSNGNFGAGADIRELLKASNDKEYAKVFFGHMRDLFVKLMSINKVTVGLVEGIAYGASMELLLVLDIVIAKKGTKFAAPGGRLGVFPPVLVSIGPYLLGPRASRKLAMLGEELDTSLAKQVGLLDYEAEDLDKELLIVLNRLKVMSPSAQVRMRRLIFSEMISSLDKAFEEVATQVISDEAREGINSFFSKSTPSWTSISFS from the coding sequence ATGAGTGTAGAGCTAGAGAAGAGGAGAGGGTACCTTTATCTTTCGTTTAACACTGGAGGAAAATATAACACTTTCAATACCAGGTTCATGTTAGATATGCTTGACACGCTATCAGAGATTGAGAAAATAAGGGACCCTCATTTCCTGGTCATAAGGGGTAGCAATGGTAACTTTGGGGCTGGAGCAGACATTAGAGAACTATTGAAGGCATCTAACGATAAGGAGTACGCTAAGGTGTTTTTCGGACACATGAGGGATCTGTTCGTAAAGCTTATGTCCATAAACAAGGTAACTGTTGGTCTAGTTGAGGGAATAGCTTACGGTGCGTCTATGGAGCTCCTCCTTGTTCTAGACATAGTTATAGCTAAGAAGGGAACAAAGTTTGCGGCGCCAGGAGGTAGACTGGGAGTCTTCCCTCCAGTTCTCGTATCGATAGGACCTTATTTGCTGGGCCCTAGGGCATCCAGGAAGCTAGCCATGCTTGGAGAGGAGTTAGACACCTCTCTAGCAAAACAGGTTGGACTTTTAGATTATGAGGCGGAAGACCTGGACAAAGAGTTGTTAATCGTTCTGAACAGACTTAAGGTTATGTCTCCTTCTGCTCAAGTTAGGATGAGAAGGTTGATATTCTCGGAGATGATTTCCAGTCTAGATAAGGCTTTTGAGGAGGTAGCCACTCAAGTTATATCGGACGAAGCTAGGGAAGGGATAAACTCCTTCTTCTCCAAATCTACCCCTTCATGGACCTCAATCAGTTTCTCTTAG
- a CDS encoding ABC transporter permease — MRNVLITTWAIIKDNLSSKTTLFFVIFFPLFLTIIFAFGFGAAAEPHVTVVVNGDSGLAEYLNHSVLFSGIVGSNEKQALLHNYIYVSVNNDTFTLYYPQQDDYLIPSLKALIQSYVTGGQTVNFQTVERQGFTYYDYVISGMIGVIALSNGLFGVTGVGAGYYRDKLVDRLAASPLKSYEWVISFIIYEIVITLISTVPILALGLAFGFLPLISLSFIGFLALATLMFAGLGAVIFGLSPKDKLFVAQTVANIVVFPLMFLSNAFFAESSFPPTLRPIVEYQPLSIINNVIRDVSVYNTIPSTFDLVYIIIFTITFIYFGGKLMKLRETD, encoded by the coding sequence GTGAGGAACGTTTTGATAACGACTTGGGCAATCATAAAGGATAACCTGAGCAGCAAGACTACTTTATTCTTTGTAATATTTTTCCCCTTATTTCTTACCATAATCTTCGCTTTCGGCTTTGGGGCTGCAGCCGAACCACACGTTACGGTTGTCGTTAATGGAGATAGTGGCCTTGCTGAATATCTAAACCATAGCGTTCTTTTCTCAGGGATAGTAGGCTCTAATGAAAAACAGGCCTTACTTCATAACTACATTTACGTTTCTGTAAACAACGATACTTTCACCCTATATTACCCCCAACAGGACGATTATCTCATCCCATCACTTAAGGCCTTGATTCAAAGCTACGTCACAGGCGGTCAAACGGTAAACTTTCAAACGGTGGAGCGGCAAGGCTTCACATATTATGACTACGTTATTTCAGGAATGATTGGAGTAATAGCCCTTTCAAACGGTTTATTCGGAGTTACGGGAGTTGGAGCCGGTTATTATAGAGATAAACTAGTTGACAGATTGGCGGCTTCCCCTCTCAAAAGTTACGAATGGGTGATAAGTTTCATCATATATGAAATAGTGATCACTTTGATCTCTACTGTTCCAATATTGGCGTTAGGTTTAGCCTTCGGCTTCCTTCCTCTGATAAGCCTTTCCTTTATAGGATTCCTTGCGCTTGCTACGCTAATGTTTGCTGGACTAGGGGCGGTTATCTTCGGTCTTAGCCCAAAGGATAAACTCTTCGTAGCTCAAACTGTAGCTAACATAGTGGTTTTCCCTTTAATGTTCTTAAGTAACGCATTCTTCGCAGAGAGCTCGTTTCCTCCCACCCTGCGACCCATAGTCGAGTATCAACCCCTTTCTATAATCAATAACGTAATAAGGGACGTCTCAGTTTACAACACCATACCTTCGACTTTTGACCTAGTATATATAATAATATTCACTATTACTTTCATATATTTTGGTGGAAAGTTAATGAAGCTAAGAGAAACTGATTGA
- a CDS encoding ABC transporter ATP-binding protein, giving the protein MRIVNVENLWKIYGKDKEALKGITFSVNSGEIFSLLGPNGAGKTTTVKILTCMIRPTRGKVEVMGYIVPEQCDKVRERVGIVPQEFQGFSDLTVEENISYFVKLYGGDKSQIEEIMKGLDLLDFRNTKFRNISGGYKRRVAVACSLAGSPRLIFMDEPTVGLDPRSRRSVWETIKRVRDAGVTVLLTTHYLDEAQKLSDRVAVIFDGKIVRLSTPLELMEEFRKQSLEEAYLALMESLGDS; this is encoded by the coding sequence ATGAGAATCGTCAACGTTGAAAATCTATGGAAGATATATGGAAAAGATAAGGAGGCGTTGAAAGGGATAACTTTCTCGGTAAACAGCGGTGAAATATTTTCTCTTCTGGGACCCAACGGAGCTGGTAAAACTACTACCGTTAAGATCTTAACTTGCATGATAAGACCTACCAGAGGAAAAGTGGAGGTCATGGGATACATCGTTCCTGAGCAATGCGATAAAGTGAGAGAAAGAGTGGGAATCGTCCCTCAGGAGTTTCAAGGGTTCTCAGATCTCACGGTCGAGGAAAACATATCATACTTCGTGAAACTGTACGGAGGAGATAAGTCTCAGATAGAGGAAATAATGAAGGGCTTAGATCTCCTTGATTTCAGGAACACCAAGTTCAGGAACATATCAGGAGGATATAAAAGGAGAGTCGCAGTAGCTTGTTCGCTAGCTGGATCTCCGAGGCTAATATTCATGGACGAACCAACGGTGGGACTGGATCCGAGATCTAGGAGGAGCGTTTGGGAAACAATAAAACGCGTGAGAGATGCAGGTGTAACTGTGCTTCTCACCACTCATTATTTGGACGAAGCGCAAAAGCTTTCAGACAGAGTTGCCGTGATATTCGATGGAAAAATAGTTAGGCTTTCCACTCCCTTAGAGCTCATGGAGGAATTTAGAAAACAGTCATTGGAAGAAGCCTACCTGGCCCTAATGGAATCGCTGGGTGATTCTTAG
- a CDS encoding 4Fe-4S binding protein, which produces MDYLFVFLTIAALMSAFSIYLIYLVKKGTDGIGFLLVLYLSGSMVVMFASLSIFFSTPNPTTEAIALSLNSAYMIFGLIPILFKMNKKINVRKWYTVLIFSVTMAISEALMGETFYSILSKQLGNPLLGVQNYWYFGVMISEMTFTLIYSIFKGLDKNLRNFLLVSLPVMGISPVILADDEAFVTTTIWLNASLMIVATILIYESLYRDRLKKTQDTMTSLELMLVFTLMMGGVFFYYVTGSWYLFDFSMLAGMTWFIYRAIEGPSKIKGNYLRDGKWTFTFILVTFIMEWFMGGVLDFVTGTFSPGLQGFLSSLPLGFVNPASAYGLGALFDFLSIFGSVTGSTWFLLMMGTEMGMLAVFRIGQLKLKENKIRMLLMISAYAIYTIYLPSFSPLAPKLPYVPYMWSMGLGTLGPVSSQYLITGIIGTYVVSAILSFLFGSRQICSVTCTAPMMYQGTFYDSLKTFNRNSKLGRKTLTSKIRPWYKVIALSVWISLLTFAVLSFLDQDGILNVQIFGNDPTTFLYAFYFNFLWYVVFISIPFMGSYACVTQGWCSWGSFNQLFGGLGLFKLKVRDPSVCVKCESKECVNACPVGNTDLPGNFIKRGEFKSMRCVGIGDCAEACPYGNITFYDVRSWLKGKLK; this is translated from the coding sequence ATGGATTACCTCTTTGTGTTCCTAACGATAGCAGCGTTGATGTCGGCTTTTTCCATTTATCTCATTTATTTAGTTAAGAAAGGAACAGACGGTATAGGATTCCTACTAGTTCTCTACTTAAGCGGAAGTATGGTAGTTATGTTCGCATCTCTATCCATCTTTTTCTCTACCCCTAATCCAACTACAGAGGCTATTGCTCTTTCGCTCAACTCAGCCTACATGATATTTGGATTAATTCCAATTCTATTCAAAATGAATAAGAAAATAAACGTGAGGAAATGGTACACCGTCCTCATTTTCTCAGTTACTATGGCCATTTCTGAGGCTTTGATGGGGGAAACGTTTTACTCGATTTTATCAAAGCAGCTAGGAAACCCACTTTTAGGCGTTCAGAATTATTGGTATTTTGGCGTAATGATCTCAGAGATGACCTTCACACTTATCTACTCCATCTTTAAAGGGTTGGATAAGAACCTGAGAAACTTCTTACTAGTATCTCTACCAGTAATGGGTATCTCTCCCGTTATCTTAGCAGACGATGAGGCATTCGTAACCACCACTATTTGGCTTAACGCAAGTCTAATGATAGTAGCTACAATATTGATCTATGAGTCCCTATATAGAGACAGATTGAAGAAAACGCAAGATACGATGACCTCCCTGGAGTTAATGTTGGTGTTCACGCTCATGATGGGAGGAGTCTTCTTCTATTATGTAACTGGTAGTTGGTACTTATTTGACTTCTCAATGTTAGCTGGTATGACGTGGTTCATTTACAGGGCGATCGAGGGGCCCAGCAAAATTAAGGGAAACTATCTAAGAGATGGTAAGTGGACTTTCACGTTCATTCTTGTAACCTTTATCATGGAGTGGTTCATGGGAGGGGTCTTAGATTTCGTGACTGGGACTTTCTCTCCTGGACTACAAGGATTTCTCTCATCTCTACCCTTAGGTTTCGTTAATCCTGCCTCCGCATACGGACTAGGAGCTCTATTTGATTTCCTCTCGATATTCGGATCGGTTACAGGATCGACTTGGTTCTTGCTCATGATGGGAACTGAAATGGGTATGTTAGCGGTCTTCAGGATAGGTCAGCTGAAGCTTAAGGAGAACAAGATAAGGATGTTACTCATGATATCCGCCTACGCAATTTACACCATATATCTGCCATCTTTCTCCCCTTTGGCTCCTAAATTGCCATACGTGCCATACATGTGGAGCATGGGATTAGGAACGTTAGGCCCAGTATCATCGCAATATCTTATCACTGGTATAATAGGAACTTACGTTGTAAGCGCAATACTCTCCTTCCTTTTCGGATCAAGGCAGATATGCTCTGTCACATGTACAGCTCCAATGATGTATCAGGGCACCTTTTATGACTCCCTAAAGACATTTAACAGGAACTCCAAGTTGGGTAGAAAGACTCTTACGAGCAAGATAAGACCTTGGTATAAGGTTATAGCTTTGTCCGTCTGGATCTCTCTGCTAACGTTTGCGGTGTTGTCTTTCTTAGATCAAGATGGAATATTAAATGTTCAAATATTCGGGAACGACCCAACTACCTTTCTCTACGCATTTTACTTCAACTTCCTTTGGTACGTAGTGTTCATCTCGATACCGTTTATGGGCTCCTACGCTTGCGTCACTCAGGGTTGGTGCTCTTGGGGGAGTTTCAATCAGCTCTTCGGCGGATTAGGACTTTTTAAGTTAAAGGTGAGAGATCCTAGTGTTTGTGTGAAATGCGAAAGCAAGGAGTGTGTAAATGCCTGTCCGGTGGGTAATACAGACCTACCTGGAAACTTCATTAAGAGAGGAGAGTTCAAGTCAATGAGATGCGTAGGAATTGGAGACTGTGCGGAGGCCTGTCCTTACGGCAACATCACGTTCTACGACGTAAGGTCATGGTTAAAAGGAAAACTAAAATAA
- a CDS encoding cbb3-type cytochrome c oxidase subunit I has protein sequence MSTPISGLVNFVKQVFQLDKDWLSRITMAMIVLSLIWGILGIIDALMARIQEAVWATSSNFILTSQEYYGSITLHGVRDLFGFAVQLEIAIFAFISLRMLKIQPRLKWFMNLAFIIFNISFMLLEGPIVLYPTFNDNYFSAGSWYYLAPLGLPNYSQYVLSPLWYVGMELLDIGTYMFVIWLIYHFYLASRSTKEKLPIFAVFALMTSLMIAIGWSGEAAANTWDLLAIAGVTGMNVIANQIAFWILGHSIVYIVWMPAIASMYYLIPLLANKPLYSDKMARIAALMYLIFSNNVPIHHLYMVNFPVSVKVMQEVLTYAVVVPSMLTFFNLWATVKGASVKVNLISLWISISFAGAIAAGVTGISNADISFNSIIHNTMWVPGHFHAMIFFSIVPAGFATLYYMVPMLTGRMWYSTKLGWLHMVGYMIGTAMIVYGFDNLGLAGLTRRAEIFPNTPVYVSSEIISAVGAFIADAATLVWLGNLVLTLLKGRTANLEGLSIGETISTVALQLNAPELNTSGLNKFPSYFVSISRAMKSEIPKIRTFLGRKKGNLS, from the coding sequence ATGAGTACTCCTATAAGTGGGTTGGTAAACTTCGTTAAACAGGTCTTCCAACTAGATAAGGACTGGTTATCTAGGATAACTATGGCTATGATTGTGTTAAGCCTTATTTGGGGCATTCTTGGTATCATAGACGCCCTAATGGCTAGGATACAAGAGGCAGTCTGGGCCACTTCCAGTAATTTTATATTGACTTCTCAGGAGTATTACGGTTCTATAACTCTTCATGGAGTTAGGGACCTTTTTGGATTCGCAGTCCAGCTTGAAATAGCTATATTCGCTTTTATCTCGCTTAGAATGTTGAAAATTCAACCAAGGTTAAAATGGTTTATGAACTTAGCTTTTATCATCTTTAACATCTCCTTCATGTTGTTAGAAGGGCCTATAGTACTTTACCCTACGTTTAACGACAACTACTTCTCTGCCGGCTCCTGGTATTATCTCGCGCCTCTAGGGTTGCCCAACTACTCTCAGTACGTGTTGAGTCCTTTGTGGTACGTTGGTATGGAGCTACTAGACATTGGCACTTACATGTTCGTAATATGGTTAATCTATCATTTCTATTTAGCCTCTAGGTCGACTAAGGAGAAGTTGCCTATTTTTGCAGTGTTTGCACTAATGACGTCGTTAATGATAGCTATAGGTTGGAGCGGTGAGGCGGCCGCTAACACATGGGACCTATTGGCTATAGCTGGTGTCACTGGAATGAACGTAATAGCTAATCAAATCGCTTTTTGGATACTTGGACACTCGATAGTGTACATAGTCTGGATGCCTGCAATTGCCTCCATGTATTACCTCATCCCGTTGTTGGCTAACAAACCGCTTTACAGCGATAAGATGGCAAGGATAGCTGCGCTAATGTATCTGATTTTCTCTAATAACGTCCCCATTCACCACCTTTACATGGTTAACTTCCCTGTATCAGTAAAGGTTATGCAAGAGGTGCTTACTTACGCCGTAGTAGTCCCATCTATGCTAACTTTCTTCAACTTGTGGGCAACAGTTAAAGGGGCATCAGTTAAGGTTAACCTCATCTCTTTGTGGATTTCAATAAGCTTCGCGGGAGCTATAGCTGCAGGAGTAACAGGGATCTCTAACGCGGATATTTCCTTCAACTCCATTATACACAACACGATGTGGGTTCCCGGGCATTTCCACGCAATGATATTCTTCTCCATTGTTCCTGCAGGTTTCGCTACACTCTATTATATGGTGCCAATGCTTACTGGTAGGATGTGGTATTCAACTAAGTTAGGATGGTTGCACATGGTTGGATACATGATAGGAACAGCGATGATAGTATATGGATTTGACAATTTGGGTTTGGCAGGATTAACTAGAAGAGCGGAGATATTTCCCAACACTCCCGTATACGTGTCCTCAGAAATAATATCGGCAGTAGGCGCCTTCATAGCCGACGCTGCTACATTAGTCTGGCTGGGAAATCTAGTGCTGACTCTTCTTAAGGGCAGGACAGCTAATCTTGAGGGTTTGTCAATAGGTGAGACCATAAGTACAGTAGCACTCCAGTTGAACGCTCCGGAGCTAAATACAAGCGGTTTGAATAAATTCCCAAGTTATTTTGTAAGCATTTCTAGGGCAATGAAGTCTGAGATTCCAAAAATTAGGACTTTCCTAGGTAGGAAAAAAGGCAACTTGAGTTGA